A single genomic interval of Sebastes umbrosus isolate fSebUmb1 chromosome 9, fSebUmb1.pri, whole genome shotgun sequence harbors:
- the pcdh10b gene encoding protocadherin-10b isoform X3, which produces MIVFLIALCIADGALSQIRYSVPEEADHGTLVGNIAEDLGLDLTKLASRRFQVVPNSRTPYLEVNLENGVLFVSDKIDREQICKQSASCQLNMEVFLENPLELFRVEIEVVDINDNPPAFPETDITVEISESALPGTRFPLESAFDPDVGSNALRTYDITTNNYFYLDVQTQTDGNKFAELVLEKPLDREQQAAHRYVLTAVDGGQPPRTGTALLVVKVLDSNDNVPVFDQPVYTVSLSENAPVGMLVIQLNATDMDEGLNGEIVYSFSNHISGRVKDLFSIDPRTGRIEVRAEVDFEESSLYQIFVQAKDMGPNAVPAHCKVLVKVTDVNDNAPEITFSTVTESVSEKAAPGTVIALLSVTDRDAEENGQIHVEILGDVPFKLKTSFRNYFTIVTDGPLNRELADSYSVTVVARDKGTPSLAASKSIRVQVSDENDNSPTFTQSIYDVYVTENNVPGAYIHAVTALDPDIGQNALISYSILECDIQGMSVKTYVSINEETGYLYALRSFDYELLKDFTFMVQAKDAGTLELSSNATVKVIIVDQNDNVPQVLAPLGKNGTAKEPLPRTAEPGYLVTRIVAMDADDGENARLSYSIQRGNENGMFRMDWRTGELRTARRVSVKRDPHQLYDLLIEVRDHGQPPLSSSASVLVVLVDSVAEGRGGAGDRGSTAKAKDGTLDLTLILIIALGSVSFIFLLVMIVLAVRCQKDKKLNFYTCLTSECCLGCSSCCSRQARARKKKLSKSDIMLVQSAGNVSGAITAQVPVEESGSFGSHHQNQNYCYQVCLTPESAKTDLMFLKPCSPSRSTDTDHNPCGAIVTGYTDQQPDIISNGSILSNETKHQRAELSYLVDRPRRVNSSAFQEADMVSSKDSGHGDSEQGDSDHDATNRGHSSGADLFSNCTEECKALGHSDRCWMPSFVPSDGRQGPDYRSNLHVPGMDSVPDTERGKGFASSFRVDIPETA; this is translated from the exons ATGATTGTGTTTTTGATAGCCCTGTGCATCGCGGATGGAGCTCTCTCTCAGATCCGCTACTCCGTGCCGGAGGAGGCAGACCATGGCACCTTGGTGGGGAATATCGCCGAGGACCTGGGTCTGGACCTTACCAAACTGGCCTCCCGCCGCTTCCAGGTGGTGCCCAACTCTCGGACACCCTACCTGGAGGTGAATTTAGAGAACGGCGTCCTGTTCGTCAGCGACAAAATCGACCGCGAGCAGATCTGCAAGCAGAGCGCGAGCTGCCAGCTCAACATGGAGGTGTTTCTGGAGAACCCGCTCGAGCTGTTTCGGGTCGAAATCGAAGTGGTGGACATTAACGACAACCCGCCCGCCTTCCCGGAGACGGACATCACGGTGGAGATCTCCGAAAGCGCCCTTCCCGGTACCCGTTTCCCGCTGGAGAGCGCCTTCGACCCGGACGTGGGCTCGAACGCGTTACGCACTTACGATATCACCACGAACAACTACTTCTACCTGGACGTGCAGACCCAAACGGATGGGAACAAGTTCGCGGAGCTGGTGCTGGAGAAGCCGCTGGACCGGGAGCAGCAGGCGGCGCACAGGTACGTGCTGACAGCGGTGGACGGCGGCCAGCCTCCGCGGACCGGCACCGCGCTCTTGGTAGTCAAAGTGCTCGACTCGAACGATAACGTGCCGGTGTTCGACCAGCCCGTCTACACGGTGAGCCTGTCGGAGAACGCTCCGGTGGGCATGCTGGTCATACAGCTGAACGCCACCGACATGGACGAGGGACTGAACGGGGAAATAGTTTACTCCTTCAGTAACCACATCTCCGGGCGCGTGAAGGACCTGTTCAGCATCGACCCGCGCACCGGGCGCATCGAGGTGCGCGCGGAGGTGGACTTCGAGGAGAGCAGCTTGTACCAGATCTTCGTCCAGGCGAAGGATATGGGTCCGAACGCGGTGCCCGCGCACTGCAAAGTGCTCGTTAAAGTCACCGACGTGAACGACAACGCGCCGGAGATCACCTTCAGCACCGTCACCGAGTCGGTGAGCGAGAAGGCGGCTCCCGGTACCGTCATCGCGCTGCTGAGCGTGACGGACCGCGACGCGGAGGAGAACGGACAGATCCACGTGGAGATCCTCGGTGATGTTCCGTTCAAGTTAAAAACGTCCTTTAGGAATTATTTCACCATAGTGACGGACGGCCCGTTGAACCGGGAGCTGGCGGACTCCTACTCCGTCACCGTGGTGGCCCGGGATAAAGGGACGCCCTCACTGGCTGCCAGTAAGTCCATCCGGGTCCAGGTGTCCGACGAGAACGACAACTCGCCCACGTTTACGCAGAGCATATACGATGTGTACGTGACCGAGAACAACGTGCCAGGGGCGTACATCCACGCTGTGACGGCTCTGGACCCGGACATCGGTCAGAACGCGCTCATCAGCTACTCCATCCTAGAGTGTGACATCCAGGGCATGTCTGTCAAAACCTATGTGTCCATCAATGAGGAGACAGGCTACCTGTACGCACTCAGGTCCTTTGATTACGAGCTGCTGAAGGATTTCACATTCATGGTCCAGGCCAAAGACGCGGGCACCCTGGAGCTCTCCTCCAACGCCACGGTCAAAGTCATCATCGTGGACCAGAACGACAACGTCCCCCAGGTGCTGGCCCCCCTGGGGAAGAACGGCACGGCCAAGGAGCCACTGCCACGCACGGCCGAGCCGGGCTACCTGGTGACCCGTATCGTGGCCATGGACGCGGACGACGGCGAGAACGCCCGGCTGTCCTACAGTATCCAGCGGGGCAACGAGAACGGCATGTTCCGGATGGACTGGAGGACGGGCGAGCTGAGGACGGCGAGGCGGGTGTCGGTCAAGCGAGACCCCCACCAGCTGTACGACCTGCTGATAGAGGTGAGGGACCACGGCCAGCCGCCGCTGTCCTCCAGCGCCAGcgtgctggtggtgctggtggacaGCGTGGCTGAAGGCCGCGGCGGCGCCGGCGACCGGGGGAGCACCGCGAAGGCCAAAGACGGCACCCTGGACCTCACGCTCATCCTCATCATCGCCCTGGGCTCCGtctccttcatcttcctcctggTCATGATCGTGCTGGCCGTGCGCTGCCAGAAGGACAAAAAGCTCAACTTTTACACCTGCCTGACCAGCGAGTGCTGCCTGGGCTGCAGCTCCTGCTGCTCGCGGCAGGCCCGGGCCCGCAAGAAAAAGCTCAGCAAGTCGGATATCATGCTGGTGCAAAGCGCCGGTAACGTCAGCGGGGCCATTACAGCTCAAGTCCCCGTGGAGGAGTCAGGGAGCTTCGGCTCTCACCATCAAAACCAGAACTATTGCTACCAGGTATGTCTGACTCCGGAGTCTGCCAAAACCGACCTCATGTTCCTAAAGCCGTGTAGTCCGTCTAGGAGCACAGACACCGATCACAACCCGTGCGGGGCCATAGTGACAGGGTACACAGACCAGCAGCCTGACATCATATCAAACGGCAGCATTTTATCAAACGAG ACCAAACACCAGCGAGCCGAGCTCAGCTACCTGGTTGACAGGCCGAGACGTGTCAACAG ctcGGCGTTCCAGGAGGCAGACATGGTCAGCTCCAAAGACAGCGGCCACGGAGACAGCGAGCAGGGAGACAGCGACCACGATGCCACCAACCGAGGCCATTCCTCCG